One segment of Chelativorans sp. AA-79 DNA contains the following:
- a CDS encoding thermonuclease family protein has protein sequence MKPPALLLSVTIGLTPATAAPPEGYFELKPGVTLESGDTWQDGGRHFRLFGVQACLRGTAFTDKSGARRDCGEASLAVFAAYIADTDPVCAQVAQSGGTVFVSCYATIGADRLDLANLLISSGFAFASLDERGLPHHAAYAVAEQAAREKGIGLWQFDDVQHPAILLGQSERIGRIQQ, from the coding sequence ATGAAGCCCCCTGCCCTCTTGCTGTCGGTGACCATCGGCTTGACGCCGGCAACGGCCGCGCCGCCGGAGGGCTACTTCGAGCTGAAGCCTGGCGTTACACTCGAGAGTGGGGACACTTGGCAAGATGGCGGCCGACACTTTCGGCTTTTCGGCGTGCAAGCCTGTCTGCGGGGAACGGCTTTTACCGACAAGTCGGGCGCTCGTCGCGACTGTGGTGAGGCGTCCCTGGCGGTTTTTGCCGCCTACATCGCCGATACCGATCCTGTCTGCGCGCAGGTCGCGCAATCGGGCGGAACGGTCTTCGTGTCCTGCTATGCAACGATCGGTGCAGACCGATTGGATCTCGCTAATTTGCTGATCTCTTCCGGCTTTGCCTTCGCCTCTCTCGACGAACGCGGCCTGCCCCACCATGCAGCCTACGCGGTCGCGGAACAGGCCGCTCGAGAAAAGGGGATTGGTCTCTGGCAATTCGACGACGTCCAGCATCCAGCCATTCTGCTTGGACAGTCCGAACGCATCGGAAGGATCCAACAATGA
- a CDS encoding HAMP domain-containing sensor histidine kinase produces the protein MKNAYSRFRTALPFLSLGIALGLCGWAFLRSEYYRAESIRTYSQTFEIQWRTTQLREHLARAKGHLRLAAETGQMEANLGRQIFLLNTNVNQLLKLEYVPKFLGDRDVELLRAMQVALADYLEPIAAGATSFERALQMMPDLEQTMFEVSGTAVAHAETLNASAHIAEAASRNRFLFALAVALATIGYMVIHLRNALTRKQEKQLRSFSSLYAHMTRTRVAALKLFLSYQDQASARHPEMLPAAREAVEQLEGITNRLGRIAYAYSETRKDSFSKVLEPVIKNCRIRVELDVAPEAAEARVPTFQMRLILEEIMNNAETALGTRQDSCIKIAARVLAKGFRRQRVLDVEIVDNGPGMAPEVLSRAKTPFFSTRAGPHTGLGLTACAQLLTAFKGKFTITSTPKKGTSVALSIPV, from the coding sequence ATGAAGAACGCGTACTCACGTTTCCGAACCGCCCTCCCCTTTCTCAGCCTTGGCATCGCGCTCGGTCTCTGCGGATGGGCTTTTCTCCGGTCCGAATATTATCGGGCGGAGTCCATCCGCACCTACAGCCAGACGTTCGAGATCCAGTGGCGGACCACTCAACTTCGGGAGCATCTCGCGAGAGCAAAGGGACATCTGCGGCTGGCCGCGGAAACTGGTCAGATGGAAGCCAATCTTGGCCGCCAGATTTTTCTGCTCAACACCAATGTCAACCAGCTTCTGAAGCTTGAGTATGTGCCAAAGTTCCTCGGCGATCGCGACGTTGAACTCCTGCGAGCGATGCAAGTTGCGCTGGCGGATTATCTTGAGCCCATAGCCGCCGGCGCCACATCATTCGAGCGCGCTCTCCAGATGATGCCCGATCTCGAACAGACAATGTTCGAAGTGTCCGGAACTGCTGTAGCCCATGCTGAGACGCTGAACGCTTCTGCACATATCGCGGAAGCTGCTTCGCGGAACAGGTTTCTGTTCGCACTGGCGGTAGCTCTCGCGACTATTGGCTATATGGTCATTCACCTGCGCAATGCCTTGACCAGAAAACAGGAAAAGCAGCTCCGGTCCTTTTCCTCGCTCTACGCGCACATGACCCGGACACGGGTCGCGGCACTAAAACTTTTCCTTAGCTATCAGGACCAAGCGAGCGCGAGGCACCCCGAAATGCTCCCCGCGGCACGTGAAGCAGTCGAACAGCTTGAGGGCATCACAAATCGCCTCGGACGAATAGCCTACGCTTACAGCGAAACTCGAAAGGACAGCTTCTCGAAGGTTCTGGAGCCAGTGATCAAAAATTGCCGAATTCGCGTCGAACTTGACGTCGCACCTGAAGCTGCCGAGGCGCGGGTACCGACATTTCAGATGCGGCTGATCCTCGAAGAAATCATGAATAATGCGGAGACGGCACTCGGAACCCGACAGGATTCCTGCATCAAGATCGCAGCGCGGGTGTTAGCCAAAGGGTTCCGTAGACAACGGGTGCTCGACGTGGAGATCGTCGACAATGGACCTGGGATGGCGCCAGAAGTTCTGTCACGGGCGAAGACGCCATTTTTCTCGACCCGAGCAGGGCCGCATACCGGGTTGGGTCTAACCGCGTGTGCCCAGCTACTGACCGCCTTCAAGGGGAAGTTCACTATCACCTCTACGCCTAAGAAGGGCACATCGGTGGCGCTATCGATCCCGGTTTAG
- a CDS encoding response regulator, translating to MHLALVVEDQDLMRLALMAELRGRLRDCYLAGAPTLDLARELLAEDRFDLVVTDPGLPGFDPTSREDRLLVVETIVKAAPAATHVVVTGSYDQDEAMAFRLLGAKGYICKTGLSQGDLPLVVDQIAQGDFLLRLSQMESPRPEMRFPTLSPREEEILGMMMSRTPGTRRREIFETMALKAGINASSAEKYYKQARAKLLKLGRLPKGL from the coding sequence ATGCATCTTGCCCTTGTTGTGGAAGATCAGGACCTGATGCGCCTGGCCTTAATGGCCGAACTCCGAGGAAGGTTGCGGGATTGTTATCTCGCAGGAGCGCCAACGCTCGATCTCGCGCGAGAGCTTCTTGCGGAAGATCGTTTCGACCTCGTCGTTACGGATCCAGGTTTGCCTGGGTTCGATCCGACCTCGCGGGAGGATCGGCTGCTTGTTGTCGAGACGATCGTCAAGGCGGCACCCGCAGCAACACATGTTGTTGTCACGGGCTCTTATGACCAAGACGAGGCAATGGCATTTCGGCTGCTGGGCGCTAAAGGCTATATTTGCAAAACCGGCCTCTCCCAAGGTGACCTGCCCCTCGTCGTTGACCAGATCGCCCAGGGCGATTTCCTGCTTCGACTATCTCAGATGGAAAGCCCTCGGCCGGAGATGAGATTTCCAACGCTATCGCCGCGAGAGGAAGAAATACTGGGGATGATGATGTCTCGAACCCCAGGAACACGTCGACGAGAGATATTTGAAACGATGGCGCTTAAAGCCGGCATCAATGCATCAAGTGCCGAGAAATACTATAAGCAGGCCCGGGCAAAACTGTTGAAATTGGGTCGACTGCCGAAGGGCCTTTGA
- the repA gene encoding plasmid partitioning protein RepA — protein sequence MAEANLIKVDHASPPKSLTRLIEADADILSAQLQQLRARAFAPLEQKELRRFMAGEAAKLIGISDAYLRTLVLDGVIPEAEKNSAGRRLYTLEQVHAIRDHLGRNKRDYINRRVGDEHQQVIAVTNFKGGSGKTTTSAHLAQYFALRGYRVLAVDLDPQASLSALFGIQPEFDLGSNETIYGAIRYDDQQRLISRVIRKTYFSGLDIVPGNLELQEFEHETPRALTEGRRTADRMFFTRVAGALKGVEDDYDIVILDCPPSLGYLTLSALCAATSVLVTIHPQMLDVASMSQFLHMTAGLFDVVEKAGGNAGYDWFRYVLTRYEPNDSSQSQVAGLLRSLFGDRVLTNAMVKSAAISDAGITKQTLYEVGRENFHRQTYDRAMEALDAVNGEIEDLVKHSWGRK from the coding sequence ATGGCCGAGGCCAATTTGATTAAAGTCGACCATGCATCGCCCCCAAAGTCGTTGACGCGACTGATCGAGGCTGATGCTGATATTCTCAGCGCTCAACTTCAACAGTTGCGCGCACGTGCATTTGCGCCGCTAGAGCAAAAAGAACTCCGGCGATTCATGGCTGGAGAAGCCGCGAAGTTGATCGGAATCAGCGATGCATATCTTCGGACATTGGTCTTGGATGGGGTGATTCCAGAAGCCGAAAAGAATTCGGCCGGCCGAAGGCTGTACACGCTGGAACAGGTTCATGCGATCCGGGATCATCTCGGGCGAAATAAACGGGACTATATCAACCGCCGGGTAGGTGACGAACACCAGCAGGTCATTGCCGTTACGAATTTCAAGGGCGGTTCGGGTAAGACCACCACTAGTGCTCACTTGGCACAATATTTCGCGCTGCGTGGGTATCGCGTGCTTGCGGTCGATCTCGATCCACAGGCATCCTTATCTGCACTGTTCGGTATTCAGCCCGAATTCGATCTCGGGTCCAACGAGACGATATACGGTGCGATCCGCTACGACGACCAGCAACGCCTCATAAGCCGGGTTATCAGGAAAACATACTTCAGCGGCCTCGACATAGTGCCCGGCAATCTTGAGCTACAGGAATTTGAGCATGAGACGCCACGCGCGCTGACCGAAGGCCGACGGACCGCAGATCGGATGTTCTTCACCCGCGTGGCCGGTGCGCTGAAAGGAGTTGAGGATGACTACGACATCGTGATCCTCGATTGCCCGCCATCGCTCGGGTACCTGACGCTGTCCGCGCTGTGCGCAGCGACTTCGGTGTTGGTGACTATCCATCCGCAAATGCTGGATGTCGCCTCTATGAGCCAGTTTCTGCACATGACGGCAGGCTTATTCGACGTCGTCGAGAAGGCAGGCGGCAACGCCGGATATGATTGGTTCCGCTATGTCCTCACGCGATACGAGCCGAACGATAGCTCCCAGTCACAAGTTGCCGGTCTATTGAGAAGCCTGTTCGGCGATCGAGTTCTTACGAATGCGATGGTGAAGTCTGCGGCCATTTCGGATGCGGGGATCACAAAGCAGACTCTTTATGAGGTCGGTCGCGAAAATTTCCATCGTCAGACCTATGATAGGGCCATGGAAGCGCTGGATGCTGTGAATGGCGAAATTGAGGATCTCGTCAAACATTCATGGGGTCGGAAATGA
- a CDS encoding thermonuclease family protein: protein MKGQSLRTSAIALLMIALPSPVYTADILRARHPNGAEARSGTFTDASSKITGRASVMDGRTLWFPESGYTVRLASIDACELPQWSYDPHRHRESANPKPVPCGPLAKAWLKRAIGNTKVHCLVQGHPPDRALLGRCTVGNRDLALEMLRVGWARVSSPAPAEYLTWQRYAMSTRHGMWATYVLDMPEWRAKAIDRTLARRPIADFNLLAERASEISPPFEDARKRPRRTDR, encoded by the coding sequence ATGAAAGGGCAGAGTCTGCGGACGAGCGCCATTGCACTACTCATGATCGCCCTTCCCTCTCCTGTTTACACGGCCGACATCTTGCGCGCGCGACATCCTAACGGCGCCGAAGCTCGTTCTGGTACCTTCACGGATGCGTCATCGAAAATCACAGGCCGCGCGTCCGTCATGGATGGCCGAACTCTTTGGTTCCCCGAATCAGGTTACACGGTGCGGCTTGCATCCATCGATGCCTGCGAATTGCCGCAATGGTCCTACGATCCGCACCGGCACAGAGAAAGCGCGAACCCCAAGCCGGTGCCCTGCGGTCCACTGGCGAAGGCTTGGTTGAAACGCGCAATTGGAAATACGAAGGTGCACTGCCTCGTACAGGGTCACCCCCCCGATCGCGCTCTCCTCGGCCGCTGCACGGTGGGCAACCGCGACCTCGCCTTGGAGATGTTGCGGGTTGGCTGGGCGCGCGTGAGCTCGCCGGCGCCTGCAGAATACCTAACCTGGCAGCGCTACGCGATGTCCACCCGGCACGGCATGTGGGCGACCTACGTACTCGATATGCCGGAGTGGCGCGCCAAAGCCATCGACCGAACATTGGCTCGACGCCCGATCGCAGATTTCAACCTGCTTGCTGAACGAGCGAGCGAAATCTCGCCACCCTTCGAGGATGCACGCAAACGTCCCAGGCGAACCGATCGATAG
- the repB gene encoding plasmid partitioning protein RepB → MTKRREALKNILMPVTSAEFSTENPKVQRQRPQVASGALQSMNEAISGLSKEAEELRKALADGSKIVEIEPDFIDGSFVKDRLDDYEGEEFSSLVESIRANGQAVPVLVRSNPQRDGRYQLAFGHRRVAALRTLGLRVKAVVREMSDEELVIAQGNENLERKDLSFIERALFALRLEERGMSRSVIMSTFGTSSKGVLSEMIGLARRLPITLVEAIGPAPGFGRPRWVALADMLEARPKADWRSLANSSDFKMLTSVDRFEAVLKLLKDNPAQPETASELWAPADKSVRVSMKQGQNALIMSFKSKDGNTFGAWISSNLDSLYEAFRKSERTGTGD, encoded by the coding sequence ATGACCAAGCGACGCGAAGCGCTAAAAAATATCTTGATGCCTGTGACGAGCGCGGAGTTCTCAACTGAGAACCCAAAAGTGCAGCGGCAGCGTCCCCAAGTGGCATCAGGCGCGCTGCAAAGCATGAATGAAGCGATCTCCGGACTTTCGAAAGAGGCAGAAGAGCTACGGAAGGCACTTGCTGACGGCTCCAAAATCGTCGAGATCGAACCAGACTTCATAGATGGTTCGTTCGTCAAAGATCGACTCGACGATTACGAGGGTGAAGAGTTTAGCAGCCTGGTCGAGAGCATTCGTGCGAACGGGCAGGCCGTCCCAGTACTCGTTCGATCGAACCCCCAAAGGGACGGACGGTATCAGCTAGCTTTTGGCCATCGCCGCGTCGCAGCTCTCCGAACCCTCGGCCTAAGGGTAAAGGCCGTCGTCCGTGAAATGTCGGATGAGGAATTGGTTATCGCTCAAGGCAATGAAAATCTTGAGCGGAAGGATCTGAGTTTTATCGAACGCGCCCTGTTCGCACTTCGCCTTGAAGAGCGCGGCATGTCTCGTTCCGTTATTATGTCCACGTTCGGCACGAGCTCCAAAGGTGTCTTGTCCGAGATGATTGGGCTGGCGCGACGGTTACCGATCACGCTTGTCGAGGCAATTGGGCCAGCTCCGGGCTTCGGAAGACCAAGGTGGGTCGCTCTAGCTGATATGCTCGAGGCTCGCCCAAAGGCAGACTGGAGAAGCCTCGCAAACTCATCAGACTTCAAAATGCTGACGAGTGTCGACCGCTTCGAGGCTGTACTAAAACTGCTAAAGGACAATCCAGCCCAACCGGAAACTGCCTCTGAGCTTTGGGCGCCTGCTGACAAATCGGTTCGCGTCAGCATGAAGCAAGGCCAGAACGCTTTGATAATGTCTTTCAAGTCGAAGGACGGGAATACCTTTGGCGCTTGGATTTCGAGTAATCTGGATAGCCTCTATGAGGCG
- a CDS encoding FkbM family methyltransferase produces the protein MEELYVHGVRVPIAAQEVSATVWDALTSEYYEANEARRVRRAIRPGDRVLELGAGLGIITSIIADIEDVRVWSFEADPYTAGLAERVISSNCGDNVVLVHGILAAGPPRKIAFYQRSDLWMSSGFPSQGPYEKAIEITSGDVDAFISQNRINALVMDIEGAELDLLQNARLPGVECIFLELHDHLYGLSGVRAITAAMGRKGLIYDPRGSSGPCVLFARDDGEREFDAEIALAS, from the coding sequence ATGGAGGAGCTCTACGTTCATGGTGTGCGGGTTCCAATTGCAGCCCAGGAGGTTTCTGCTACCGTTTGGGATGCGCTCACAAGCGAATACTATGAAGCCAACGAAGCAAGACGCGTCCGTCGCGCCATTCGGCCAGGTGACCGCGTCCTGGAGCTGGGCGCTGGTTTGGGCATCATCACCTCGATCATTGCTGATATCGAAGACGTCCGGGTCTGGAGCTTCGAGGCGGATCCATATACGGCCGGGTTGGCCGAGCGTGTGATCAGCTCGAATTGTGGCGACAATGTCGTTCTAGTCCACGGCATCCTCGCGGCAGGGCCACCCCGCAAAATTGCGTTCTATCAACGATCGGATCTCTGGATGTCCTCGGGCTTCCCCTCCCAAGGGCCGTACGAAAAAGCCATCGAGATCACATCGGGCGACGTCGATGCATTCATCTCGCAGAACCGCATCAATGCCTTGGTAATGGACATCGAGGGGGCCGAACTTGATCTTTTGCAGAACGCCCGATTGCCGGGAGTAGAATGCATCTTCCTGGAGTTGCACGACCATCTTTATGGGCTGTCGGGGGTCCGCGCGATCACGGCGGCCATGGGGCGAAAGGGTTTGATCTATGACCCCCGCGGATCGAGTGGACCGTGTGTTCTCTTCGCACGGGACGATGGAGAAAGGGAATTCGATGCTGAGATTGCTCTTGCGTCGTAA